Within the Gopherus evgoodei ecotype Sinaloan lineage chromosome 18, rGopEvg1_v1.p, whole genome shotgun sequence genome, the region gtggggtggggggaagacacACATTAACCCTCAGTGCTGCGTTCCCAGGCATTTCAATAGGATCCCAAACTTCCAAAAGAGCCCGCTGCATACTCGATGAGACTCTTTATACCTTTGATTTCCCATTCCCCACAATAGAGAGCGACTCTCTCGCCTCTTTCCTGCGCAAGATAGTAACTTTTgcactccccctcccacactcccttaaaaagtgtgtggggggaggaggggctgggggagtgacATTTTATAGGGCATCTTATTTCAATGAACTCCCTAAAACCAGGTAATGAGAGCAGTGTGTTTctgtgagtgggggcaggggtgcgTGCAGACAGTTCCTCCTTGGCTTACAAGAGCAATTTGGGCAAATGAAATACAGTTCTTTTCATGCAGAATAAACTAATTTTGAAAGATTTTAATGAGGTTTTACCATCAACCAAACCCCTATAAAAAGATCCTTGTCATGCATCCTTCAGTTTGTTTAATGTCACCTAAATTGCCCTCACCCAATTTCCATCCAAAGGGCTTTTcttatctccctcctcctcccacacaaTGAAAAGAGCAAACATTTCTATTTCAAAGAGTTTATTTGTTCAAACACCTGCAACTTTTTTGGAAGTCTTTTgaccacgcacacacacacacacacacaaacaagatACAAACAACTTTGGCATTATACTGGTGTGAATATCTGATACAAAACTAAtctcttatttgtttttttttttgttttttttaaagtctttcaAATAAAGGCATTTCTTTAAAGGAGTAAAAAATACAAGTTGAGATCCCAACCTCTGGAAATAAATAGACACTTTGTACtaaagtccttttaaaaaaaaatctgctttaaaaacaaaacaaggttcCATACAACGGAACCaaagtgtgtggttttgttttttttggggggagggaggaaggcttTACACACAAGTCACCAAGGTCTCCAGACTGATTCACTGCGTTCCCCGATGGGACTCCCAGCTTGGGATGCTGGAACTAAGCTACCCCCAAATGACGTCAGACCCTGCACTGGGGATGCTGACGGGGTTCCGTTCCCCGGCCCGCTGCCTGAAGACAGTGGTCCATTAGTGTTGGCATAGAGGGGGATGACAGGTCCACTGCTGGGAGCGAAAGCTGGGTTAGGGATGAGGAAAGCGAACTGGCCGTCGGTAGCTGGGACCAGCTGAAAACCCCCATAGACCTTGGGGGACAGGGCTTCGGCAGGGTTCAGTTTGCAGGGCACAGGCACGGCCCCAGctgcagtggcagctgggggaaGCTGGACGTGCAGAGGTTGTGCCAGATGAGCAGGCTGGCcagctgggggtggtggtggtggagggtaATTCATAGCCACGATCTGGCCCAGGCAAGCGGAGAGGTGGCTGAGCAGGCGGGTGCGTACGTCTGTGTTCACCCCTTCGCAGGTGGAGAGGAACCGTGTCACCTCGTTCATGCACTCGTTAAATCCAGCTCGGTATTTGCCAAGGACAGTGGGGTCAGCACTCAGAGCTGCTGCAATGGAAGAGGAGAGGGTCACACATTAGCATTGGGAAGCAGAAAGGGTCTGACCCAGAACCTCAAACTCCACCCACCCTGCAGTGTGGTACAGGCACTTTATTCCAAGGGCACCTGCTGACTACTCCATGAGAGGATGCCCGGTGCTTGGATGCACAGCTGCATGTATTGGCAGATGCAGTCTCTGGTCTACTGCCCAGCAGTTCACAAATGCTggagctccccccacactccAGGGAGCTGTACTGGAAGAGCTGGTGCTTACCTGTCATCTGGGCTCGCTGCAGGTTCCGCAGGTGCTTCACCGTCATTTCCAGGATGTCCGCTTTCTCCAGCTTGGAGTGCCTGGAGCTCTGGCAAAGAGAGCCAAGGGGAGAAGGTAAAGATGAGGGTCTCTCCTCTTACCACCACCCCTCTCgcccacagcttggcagtcttCAGAACAGTCCCTGTGAGTCCTCCTCTCAAATCCCCCCCAACTGGCCCTGAAATCCTCAGAGCTCAACTTACATCTTTCTTCAAAGCATCCAGGATGAGGGTCTTCAGCTGCCCCAGGCTCTCATTGATCCTGGCACGGCGCCGCTTCTCCATGATAGGCTTGGAGGactggagagaaaggggaaaggaaacagaagcagagataaaTATATTTGCCTCCATTCCACATTACGATCTCACTGCTATACACATGCATCTCATCTGCAGGGCATGTCAGTCCAATAGCAGATTGCTATGCTGGTCTGTTATTGCGTGTTAAAGTAGTACCTAGGTCTCTTACTACAAATCATTCCCCTACGCAGCCTGCTCCTAAGTAGCAATCACGACTGCATATGCTGTGTACCACTGTATATTGTATGGGTCTGTGTTCGCATTACTTAATACTAATCACTACTGCATATTACTGTACACATCTGTATATTACAGCGATTTTAGGTCTATTTTCTTCACTATTGTGTATTACTGTATAGTGATACGGAGATACTCTTTAATATTAATCACCATGATATTCTGATATACCCCTTGTATTAGGTGTACCTTCTATTGCAATAGATCATGGCATATGCAACACTATGCTGTGCATACCCATCCCTATCCATATATACCCAAGCCAGGTGGGATTATTACATCTCTGAGGATAAGAAGTGATGCAGTTTACCTTTCTGTGTTCACTGGCACTCTTGGGCTTGTCCGGCGTGTGGCTGGAGGTAGCTGGGGCACCAGCAATCGGGGAGGCTGTCGGTTTCTCCATGGTATCAGCgggcatttttgaaaaaaaaagtctcttgacGCAAGCGGAGGGGGAAAAGGGACgttgcaaaaaataataattgcaatTTATTTTCAAACTGTATCCCTTAGAATGAGCCCAgtgcctggggcggggggagaaggtcTAGGCGGCTGCACCCTGGACACGGTTCAAGGAGTCTGGCTTTGCAACCACTGATCACAGGGTGAGTCAGTGCACAGCGGCGAGGCGACCCTGCACGAGGCTGCTCGGACTCCTGCAGCTTGGAGCCAGGCGGCGGTGACGGCGGCTGCTGCTAAGCCCGAGCGTCAGGGACCCCCCGCTCTATTTATACCCAGCGGCTGCTCCCAATTCGTGTGAAACCTTCTCTGCATTCTTTCCCACACTCTCGCCAGCCAATGAGAGCCGGGACTCACCCCACCGGGCAGCCAGCCCGCCTGCCTATTGGAGGACGCCCCCGCGAGCTGTCAGTCACGCGCTGGGCTTCCCAAAAATCCTGCCCCAGGGTAAAAGACAAGCCAGCAACCTTGGGGGGATGCGGGGGGAGTGGAATGGAAAGCCAAGGGGCTGGAGCCAGTGGCGACTCTGGCAAGCAGGGGGGTGGAAGAAAGGGGGAAGTTTAGGTGGGCAGTGCGAGCCTTCCAAGGAGCAGAGGGAAGCAAACAATCTCCCCAAAATGGGGGAGAAGCGATGCAAACTCTTCTCGAAAAGGGTGAGGCAGGAGGAGAGTGAAGTTATCCTACAGCCCCATAAAACCCAAGGGGTGGAGGATGAAGCAGATCAACCCCCTCGCCCCCCAATAGAAAAACTGTGAAGCCAAACCAGAGCGACCAGCATCCAGAACTGGGCATCCCTGCAAACAGcccttgcaatttttaaaaaataaggggcCCAATCAATATATCAGAGTTGTTCCGTAGGCAACTGTCCAGGTCTGAACGCAGCCTGAAGAGCCTTTGGGAAAGGCTGTGCCATTTTATCCAGACAAATGCCACTTTACTGCTCTGCGTGGGAAAGTTATTATTTCACTTGgtccattaaaaaaaccaaaggtCTGGGGAGGACGTTAATTTTGTGCATAAAGAACCACAATACACGGGAAAGCCGCGCATCCCCTTAATCCTATCGGAGCAGATCTTTAGCTGTTGCAACTGGAATAGAGCAGACGCAGGGAGGAAAGAGCAATTTATCCAGTGACCCTTTCTAGGGACGAATCTCCCCATCCAAACCCTTCTAATCAGCTCGTTGCTTATATGCCTGATCATGTTGATTTAATGCACCAAAACTAACACCAGATCGCCTGGACCCTGCGTTATAGGAATGCGGTTGTTTTCGTTGCCTTGCGATTGGAAAGATGTGAATATACCACCTTAGCCTCCCTCCCCTTTCCTAGTATTATCTGAGTTTGTGGTGCCAGAGTTTGGATTCTCAGAGAGGCGATGTTCTCCACGGTATCACCTTGTTAGGTTAAAATAGATGTTTCCCCAGTGGTTTGGATAAATAATACTGCCGCCCTTCCCAGGGGCTACCCTGACATGTGGTGGAGCCCTTATTATGGTGCAGGGCATTCGGACGTGTGGGTGAAAACACGGTTTCTTATAAGGCAGGTCTTGCAGTTAGAAATCCCCCAGCCACCCATCTCTGTTTCCAGACTAATGCCCACATCTTCCTCCAGCTGTTGCGAACtccagcagcggcagcagcagctggtccgGCACGCGAAGCCGTGGCAGGCGGGCAGCCAATGGGCCCGGGGCTGCAGGCCAAGCcgtctcccattggctggcaactCCCCCAGCTGTCAATCAGGCCCCGGCGccaggcagcagccagctgtgctcGTGCCTCCACCCCTCAGATGCAGCCCTGGTTGGGCGCgcgctcccctcctcctgcctggccccgggAGCACGTGCCAAAGTGCTTCTGGCTTCCTGCGCGGTGCAAAAGCAAAGCAGGCAAGCTCCAGTCATGCACCAGGCAAGGGAGGCAGCCATGGGAAAACCACGCCTCCTCCTGTGCTCCAGAAATAATCTCCCATGCCAAACAGTGCCTCTCTGTCCCATTAATGTAAAGAGAGACTCTGAGCTAGATCAGATCTCCCCCCGCACCtcgcattttttttctcttgcagatttttctctccctccttggGAAATTCCtcccgccccaccccctcccgACTCCCTCTTGTGTGCAAAAATCAAGAAGGGAACAAATAATATAATAATCCATGCTCAGACAGTTGGAGACAGGGGTAGGGCGCCTCTGGGAAGGACCGCCACAAAGGATCAAGGGTTAGAGGAAGGGAAGCAAAACAAGAATTTGGCAGGATACCTTTAGGCTGACATTTGCAACAGCTCCAAGAAGGAATCCTAGTGTCCAGAATCCAAAAAGAAAATGGGTGCAAATAGAGCCAGCAGACCCTGAGAAACCATCTTGCCTCCCCTCATCACACTTCTCCATTCATCAGCTGGAAAGAATGGGCCACGTCTGACACTCCCGGTGCCCCTCGAACTGCTGTTGATGAAATCAATCTCTAAGGGAAATCCAAAACGCTGGCATTTTAACTGACctcttaaaagaataatttttcaGCACAGGATCTACCAAGTGTAGATAAAACCCATGGGCATTTGGGGTGCCCCAGGAACGCAGGATTAGTGCCAAGGTGATTTTGGGTGTAGGGCTGATCTGGATGTTTACTGCAGCAGCATGGGACTGCCTGTCTTCTCTTTGTAATGATAAAGCtccacttttttgtttgtttttattttaagaaagaatGAAACTGCTTCAGACTACAATAGTGTGaagaggattgtgtgtgtgtgtgtgtgtgtttgtgtgtgtgtgtgtgtgaaactatGCAGATGGAAGTGCAGAATCTCTCTTCACTTTTCTCTTCGTTTCTCTTATCCCCTAACTAAACACATTACAAAAAATCCTAGAATGAATATGGCATTTGCTACCAGCACAACTGTGTTatacccctttcccccaccctgtgtctgCCTTGTCGATTTAGCTAGTAAGCTCTTGGGGGCAGAGACCCACTGCCATGTGTTTGTAATGCGTGACACAATGAGGCCCTTCTTGGCTGGCCCATGGGccctaccataataaacatgattaataataattccCAGTCTTCTTACATGGAGGTGATCTCATTAAATAATCTGCAAGCTCCCAATTAATTTCTAACCCTTCCTAGTTTAAAGATCATTCTATATAAGGCTCATATATATATTTAGGGTTGgcagaatttgttttattttttataatttaaatggataatattgatatttattttaaaacattttttcaatttttatccatttaaaatttcacagttgcacaaaattatgggtttaaagcatattttaaattgttcattgatttaaattttcacatttgTGGGAAATTATAAGGGGTCGGACAATGGGGGCAGaccataattatttaatgacaatagaggttgaaattaaaaagttaaagcttcataATCATTAAAATACAAACTCTCAACCatcccatgtcaaaatatacaaagtaaatatctttaaatcaaacgctaataaattctcaagcagcatttttcatacTTTGACCATCTGTACATGtcaattattatcaatggaaataatttttcatcagtttgtatgTGTACGGtaaaattgatgtttactgataaaaatgtatTCCTTCCAAGCCTTTATATAAAACTTCTGGTCTCTTGACTTACAcaaatgatttttattaaaaatatatattcatttttaaaaactatttgaaaTTCAAAACGAACTTATTGACTTAGTACACTGCCTGCTTTTGTCATTAGGTTTTTTGAAGCAATGGGTGAAAGATGAATTgcaacaactttaaaaaaaataatatttgtaaattaaaattCCTTCTTTTATGAAACACGACTAACCAAATGCACCATGGATTGATTTGTTAGAAAAAGGCATATAACCATTTATATTTTCAGGTTCTTTTGTTGACATgtcttgtgttttgcttttaatttgcCCTGATTAATTGTTTCATTTGGTTTTAACCACTTCTGATGCCAGGTTTATAATTTGTAACTTTCCTGACACTGCTATGGTAATTAGCTGTTGACGCACCTAACTAAATAGTCAAATCTCCCAACAGAACTGGAGGCAAGTGTGTGAGTGGGTTGTGGGTGGGTGTATAGTGCCTGTAAATTgcgggagaggggaaaaaagcccgCGAGCGCCACCTGCAGACCAGTTTGTTAATTGGCGTGAACTGAAAGTCCAATATTGCTCAgcgaaaaattctctctctcattgcAACCCCACTGAATTAAATTTAGCAGGGGATAAAGCACAATATAAGATGCATAAAGAGTAGCATTGGTGACTGTTGATGCATTGTTTGGTGGTCTGTGCTCTCTCTGGAGTTGTGCTCAGGGAGGGTTTTTGGAAGGCTGTGACAGGCTAGTTCCATTTAATTGATCCAAGAGAAGATTTTTAAAGACTAGTCTTGGTTCCTTTTCAGATCTAATGCTGAACAGCCTGTGCTAACTTTCTGGTCCTGCAGCTGCCCATGTAATGTGACGAAGTTTGTGCACTGGCCTTAGATTGTTCTAGCACAAGTGGAATGAGTTGGGTGGCCTCAGCCTAGAGATATGTCTGGATCACAAAACCACCCATTGTCTGGCAAAAACACCCCAACAAGTCCCAGTGATATAAAGAGCCTCTGCCTGGGAGAGTCCCAGGAAGAGCATAGGGAAcggagtgggggagagggtgtTGTGTGCTACAGGTCTGAACTGGGATTTCCTAGCAAAATTgcaagggtgggggggaagggagaggaatgcaAGGGGAAAAGGAGAGATTTACCTGGAAACTCTGCTTGGATGTGCCATTTTTTCACTTTCAGGATCAACAAAAGCCCCTAAACTCTCCCTCCCAAGACAGCCCaaactccttcccctctccatttCTTTTAGATCCAGCATgacctgccccattgcccccagCGAAGGGCCCTGATAGGGCCTTTGTGTTCCTCTGTAACCCGGCTGTTCTTTCAGCCCGTACCAACCCGTCTGCCTGTACCTAGAGCACAAATGCCAACCTGGTTTCACTGGCATTGCCATGACTCATCCTCCTGGGAGGATTTAGAGCTCAGTCTCCATTCCCTGCCcatccctgccagccccagggaaGCCCTGCCGGAAACCTCTCCCcacctcaatttaaaaaaaaaaaatcacactcttaTTCATGAAACAGACCTTCCTCTTACGTTCCCTTCATGAAGCAATGCACATAAGATACTAAAAGCAACAGCTGCGACTACAGGAACTAGAAGGAATTAAACAGATCACAAGATTCCAGGACTTCAACCAACCGAAGATTACTAGCAAAAAGAAAACTTCATTCTAAGAAATCACAAGTTcacttttttaaagtaaaaaaaaattcttccaagTTTCCCCTCTGGGGTCCCGAGGCTAACACCCATTGCCTGGTCCTTTACGGTCACAAGCAGACGCTCAGTAAGGAGTGAATCTCTTTTCCCCATTGCTGTCAGTTAGTTAATAACAAGTAGCCCAGCTGAGGCGGTGGATGAGAAACAATTTGCTGAGCTCCTAGAAACTAGCCGCCAGGGGGCATTGGGATTTCCAAGGAACCCCTCTGGCTTGCAACAGGCTGTGGGCCACAGAAAGGGACTCCCATCCCATCAGCTGGAAGATTGAAAATATGACTAAAGGTTTGCCAGTCCCAACCTCACATGCCCAGATTTTTCAGAGACATCCTTTTTTCCTTGCATGGCTGGTTTgctgggttttggggtttttttagtgcAGTGCAGTTGTTTCTCTTTCCCAAAATTCTAAATTTGCCAGTGACAAGAGAAATGCTGTGACATAATCCAAATCTGCTAGAAGCCACTGACTGAAAACCCAGCCACTTCCATCAGCTGGGGTGGGATGTGCAGGGAAGCTGAGATTTGCCTCCACTCTCTTCACATGCATTTTAAAGAATCTCCTGCTGTTTGTCATTGATTGGCAGGATTTGTTTAGGGTGTTTTCCGTTCTTTGGCCCTGATCTTGTtcctattggagtcaatgggagttttgccttttgCCTTCAAAGGCAGACAGATCAGGCTCAGAGTTTTTTGTAAATTTCCTTTAAAATTCCATTGTCTGCCAAGGCCTcaccccattgatgtcaatgggagtttttgccagtgacttcagtgggagcagggtttacctcagagtgtgtgtgtgcgtgtgtgtgtgtaaacagaaAGCTACACCACTTGGCAATTAGACTCAACACTCTGCAAAAGTCTGAGCATCTGCTTCACAGAAAGTTGGATTGAGCTGGGGGAGTTAATCATTTGCAGCAGTTCACATGAGCCCCAGAGAATTCAGCATTGCACAATAAGGATGAAGATCCAGTGATAAATAGCAGGGTACCCCAAACTGTTTTCTATGCTCCAGCTGGGGGACACATGGATAACAGAGTAATCTATAACTACTAACTTCATACAGAAGGGAGAGTGGGTGATGGGGCCTGATAGCTACAGCAAGACAGGGTTGTTTGGCAAGGATCCACATTTCAGATGGGCGTATGGCAGGAAACCAGTTACTAATCATGTCATCAAACACCAGGGGAACTATGTCAATAAAAACCCCACAACTAATTGAAAACATTTACTAACCAGAGCTAAAGAACTCAGCTAGTGCCAGGAGATTTATTCCTAAATAGTAGGTACTTAGGGACATATCTGGCATCCCTTCAATATGCTATGCTTGATTTGGGGCTTGCAACCCGCCATGGGAGTCACCAAGGGATGCATGGAAAAAAAAGAACTCTTGAAATCTCGGTTCAGTTCCTGCCTTTGCAGAGTTTCCTAGTGGGAGCTTGCATAGGTTGCTTCATCTGTGCGtatgtgtgcgtgtatgtgtgtgtgttcttctcctgcccatctgcaaaatggagataatatgtCACTGGCCTTACAGGAGAGTTGTCATTAGTATTTGGGAGGCACTCACAGCCTGCAGCAATGGAGCCATATAGGCACCTAGATAGATGGAAAGTGGCtctttgaaacatttcagttttcattgctGACTCTGTCTCTGGGCCTTTCATTTTCAGGTGTAATTTTGTGTGGTTTGCACCGTTCAGCCTGCAAAATGCACCCATCTTCAGCTAGACATCAAAGGACCAGGGGAAATATTGTGTTACCTTCACCATGCTCAAACATAGCCAATCACACAAAGGGCAGTACTTCCGTGAAGTGGATTTCTGGATTGTGTCTGTGCTGTGTTTCCTCGTTTGTGACTCAGGAGTTATATAAATAATGTACACAAAATTGTCGTGCAGTCCTTTGTAAAGATGCACTGAGAGGCCTATTGTGCTacagaagaaaaatacatatCTGTTTGCTTAACCAGGTTTGGAAAGTTCAATGGGCTCTTTTGTAATCTGGGCCAGGGAAATACAGAGCAGCATTGTTTAATAAGGTTACCagaaaggtttattttatttccttaaaaTGTGCTTTGTATTTTAAAGTGACGTCCATATTGGCAAAAGTGGTGCCCAACGTTGATAGTAACTTTTGTGCATCAGTCACAAAATCAGAGTTTAAACGTAACATTAATGTCCCAAAACAATGATTTCAGTAGCACTTCCAATATGGCAGCCCCAGCCTCAAGAACACTGGATGATGCAGGTGTCTTTCCGTGAGGGAAACTCTGTCCTGTGAGCCAATTAAATATGATCTCCGTCATTCTAAAGTTCTGACAGAACAGCCGGtccttttttaatttcagaattccAAATGCATTTCGAGTCTGATCCAAAGTTGAATGAAGTCAGctgaaagactcccattcactccagtgggctttggatcaggctctgatACCACCTTACCCAACAAATAGTATTTTGGGGAGATTGCTCGAGTTTACGTTTTTTGGTTTGTGTAAGATTTCTTGTGTATCAGGAGCAAAACCTTGATGATCTTGCAGTGACAAACTTCAGGACGGGATGCAAAACCCTCCCCAAATCAGGGAAAAATCATGAATACATTTTGGAACTATGTTCTAATAGTGATTATTTGGGGATAGATTATCACCCAGAGGAGTAATATGGGATGGTGTAAAATGGCTACATACAGACTGAACAGGCTGTTTATTGATAGGGCCACACACATTTTGCAGTAAGAATTTAGTACTTATACGTAAGCAATATTTATTACTCTTTTGGAACAAAGTAAAAACCTGATGTTTTTAAATAGGTAAAGTCAaaccctgtctgtctgtctgtctgtccctctctctctctctccatccaccccatctctctctctaaattatATGTATTTATGTGTAAGACCAGAAGACATTTCTCCAAAAGCACTACAAtatgttttgaatatttttgaaCATTGAGAAATCAGAAGCAAGTTCTGCAGCAGACCTgtttcccctccatccccacttGTATCTGTTTAGATGTACACAGCAACCCACATTTGGAGGATCATACTCAATGCAGTTAAAAGTCAAGAACTAGTTCCTGGAACTGTGAACAGGCCCCATTCTGCAGTCTTTCCCAGCATGAGGGTGATGGGATCAGGTCCTAATGTAAACACACTCTTGTCCTCTTCGGGGGTCATTGCATGTGCTGTCTGACAGCCAAATGTTGTAGATTTTAGGCAGGCACAAATGATATTGGAATTTATGGCTTAATCCTGCTCCCATGAAGTTAACGAGAGATTTGCTAAATCAGGCCATTATGGCTCATGATTTACCATTAATAGGGCAGAATCACTGCTCAGGCTGTGCAAAGAGAGTGGAAACCACCTGCATCCCCCCCTCAGCTGGGGACTTCTGCCATATTCAAATCCCTAATGGTCCCTTTCCTGTGCCAAGCAGCTCTTGTCCACAGCAATGAATCCAGCTCATCATCCTGGGTGCCATTTTACCCTGGCTATATTTCGTTAGCAGGGCCCATAGGTCCCGCAGAAGAGATGAAGGTTGGCATGCACACAAGCAGGttagataaaaatgtaaaatacacGTTCAGAAAGGTTGCAATGTAATATGACTTTATCTTTTAGACTCCCGAACCCTAACACACACGAgccaaaagcagagagagaaaaagcaggctgctccctaaagcagAAAGGCACAACTCAATACACATTGCTctaggctggctctttgcagacttACCGTTGAAGGCCCAGGTCACCCACTTCCCTACAGAGCCTCcaagcctgcaagcaggaccaggaaacctcTTTGACTTAAAGTGACAGCTTGTAATTTTAACACCGTTTTCAACACACCACAAAGGGGACTGACGATGAATCATAATCGTAACTCGAGAGACACGTCCTGTAAGAAAAGATAATCTCTACAattctttaattctttaattaACCCCCATGCCTTAGACTCTGGTAATTTTCTgggtttggtttatttttgtttttcacaggTCCCATCGCTTGTAAAATGGCACAATACAGCAATGCCCTAAACATGCAATGGAAAAGCAAATGCATTTAAACTGGCTGTAAATTGAGATGGAGCTTT harbors:
- the HES4 gene encoding transcription factor HES-4 isoform X2, encoding MPADTMEKPTASPIAGAPATSSHTPDKPKSASEHRKSSKPIMEKRRRARINESLGQLKTLILDALKKDSSRHSKLEKADILEMTVKHLRNLQRAQMTALSADPTVLGKYRAGFNECMNEVTRFLSTCEGVNTDVRTRLLSHLSACLGQIVAMNYPPPPPPPAGQPAHLAQPLHVQLPPAATAAGAVPVPCKLNPAEALSPKVYGGFQLVPATDGQFAFLIPNPAFAPSSGPVIPLYANTNGPLSSGSGPGNGTPSASPVQGLTSFGGSLVPASQAGSPIGERSESVWRPW
- the HES4 gene encoding transcription factor HES-4 isoform X1, which codes for MPADTMEKPTASPIAGAPATSSHTPDKPKSASEHRKSSKPIMEKRRRARINESLGQLKTLILDALKKDSSRHSKLEKADILEMTVKHLRNLQRAQMTAALSADPTVLGKYRAGFNECMNEVTRFLSTCEGVNTDVRTRLLSHLSACLGQIVAMNYPPPPPPPAGQPAHLAQPLHVQLPPAATAAGAVPVPCKLNPAEALSPKVYGGFQLVPATDGQFAFLIPNPAFAPSSGPVIPLYANTNGPLSSGSGPGNGTPSASPVQGLTSFGGSLVPASQAGSPIGERSESVWRPW